The Coffea eugenioides isolate CCC68of chromosome 8, Ceug_1.0, whole genome shotgun sequence genome has a segment encoding these proteins:
- the LOC113779929 gene encoding RNA polymerase II transcriptional coactivator KIWI-like, with the protein MSKRGKKKDEDYASEDEEPNKRPKKSSKADDSDDAADDIVVCEISKNRRVSVRNWQGRVVVDIREFYVKDGKQLPGKKGISLTMDQWNLLREHVDEIDKAVAENS; encoded by the exons ATGTCGAAGCGGGGAAAGAAGAAGGACGAGGACTACGCCTCCGAAGACGAAGAGCCCAATAAGCGTCCCAAGAAATCTTCCAAAGCCGACGATTCCGATGACGCTGCCGACGACATTGTCGTCTGCGAG ATATCGAAGAATCGGAGGGTTTCTGTGAGGAACTGGCAAGGAAGAGTGGTTGTTGATATTCGGGAGTTTTACGTCAAAGATGGCAAGCAACTCCCTGGCAAAAAAg GGATATCATTGACCATGGACCAG TGGAATTTACTTCGTGAGCATGTGGATGAAATTGACAAGGCAGTTGCTGAGAATAGTTAG